The Bdellovibrio sp. ZAP7 DNA segment TCCAGCTCCATATTCCCTCCACATTTATGTTTGAAAATGAAACTTAAGGATAAGGATCTATTTTGATACCTTAAGGTTTATGGCGACACAAATACTCCTCCTCGAAGACGATCCAATTTTAGGCAAAGCAATCCAGATGCAATTGGAGTTGGAACAATTCCAAGTTCATTGGGCGAAAACTTTGGCTGCGGGGCGGGAAATATTTAAAACTCAATCCGGGATTGATCTATTTTTGCTCGATGTGAACCTTCCTGATGGAAATGGTTACGAATTCTGCGAATGGCTGCGCAATGAGAGCATCAATACTCCCATCATGTTTCTGACGGCCCGTACGGACGAGGAAAGTGTGGTGAGAGGATTCGAACATGGTGCCAACGATTACATTCGTAAACCCTTTGGACAAAAAGAAATTTTAGCCCGCATCAAAAACCAGCTGAATGATCGTAAGCCGACGCTGGATCTTTTGCGCTTTGCCGGCTTAACGTTGATTAAAAATCAACAGGTTCTGAAAACCGAAACCTCCATGGTGACTTTGAACCGTCGAGAATTTGAAATCCTGCGAGTATTTTTTGAAAATCCGGAGACTATCATTTCTCGTGAAAAACTCATTTCGAGCCTTTCCTCTGGAGAAGAACTGTTTGATAGAACCGTCGATTCGCATATCAGTCACGTTCGTTCAAAACTTACAAAAAATGGTGTTACCACGGTCAAAATTAACTCCGTCTATGGACAGGGTTACCGACTGGAGAAATCGTCATGATCGTACGTTCCTTATTTCGTCGAAACTATTTTATCTTTGTTTCGATCATTATCGTCTTTATCTTCATGGCGTTTGGTTCGGCGTGGTTGGTTTCCTATTTGGACCGGCCAGCCCAGGTTCGCTATGTGAAACCACCGAACTATCTGTTTAGAAATTTATATGAGCAATTGGACAGCGATCCGATTGTGGCCTTTCAAAAATTCCAAGCCAGCAACACGTCTGATAACTTTCTTCGCTTTGAATTGATCGATGCTGCTGGCAAAAGCTTGATCGACGGAGCCCCCGTCTTGCCGCGTGCTTTGAGTGACGCGGAAGTAAGCTCTTTGGCTCAAGACAAAGCCGTTCGCTTCGGCGAAATGGAATTTGGTCCTCCAAAAATTGAAGTTTCAAAAACCAAATTTGCTGGAGTGTATTTCGTCCACAGATTTAATCCTCCTCCATTTGGTGGTGGACCAGGCATGCCTCCTCCTCCCGGCGGAGCTATGTGTGGACCGCGCCCCTGCGGTGGCCCCGGAGGTCCCCCGGGACAAATGGGTCCTCCCCCTGGAGGCCCTAGTGGTCCCGGCGGATCCTTCGTGGATCGTCGCAATCCGCTTTTTATCACTGTCGGATTTTTGATTATCTTTACATTGGTTTCTGTGGGTATTGCCTTGGTTTATCAGTTCTCGAGATATCGCGAAAGGGCACAAGAAGCCTTCAATGTTTTAGGCGAGCTTCGTCATGGCAATTTAGCAGCGCGTTTGCCTTCGAAAAAATTCGAGGAGCTTGCCCCCTTGGTAAATGCGTTTAATCAGATGGCCGGCGATATTGAGAGCATGGTTGAAAGCTTGCGCAAAGCGGACCAGGCTCGTCGCCAGCTCTTACAGGATTTGGCACATGATCTGCGCACGCCGCTGGCCTCTTTGCAAACTTTCCTGGAGACTTTGCAAGTTGGG contains these protein-coding regions:
- a CDS encoding response regulator transcription factor, with product MATQILLLEDDPILGKAIQMQLELEQFQVHWAKTLAAGREIFKTQSGIDLFLLDVNLPDGNGYEFCEWLRNESINTPIMFLTARTDEESVVRGFEHGANDYIRKPFGQKEILARIKNQLNDRKPTLDLLRFAGLTLIKNQQVLKTETSMVTLNRREFEILRVFFENPETIISREKLISSLSSGEELFDRTVDSHISHVRSKLTKNGVTTVKINSVYGQGYRLEKSS
- a CDS encoding HAMP domain-containing sensor histidine kinase gives rise to the protein MIVRSLFRRNYFIFVSIIIVFIFMAFGSAWLVSYLDRPAQVRYVKPPNYLFRNLYEQLDSDPIVAFQKFQASNTSDNFLRFELIDAAGKSLIDGAPVLPRALSDAEVSSLAQDKAVRFGEMEFGPPKIEVSKTKFAGVYFVHRFNPPPFGGGPGMPPPPGGAMCGPRPCGGPGGPPGQMGPPPGGPSGPGGSFVDRRNPLFITVGFLIIFTLVSVGIALVYQFSRYRERAQEAFNVLGELRHGNLAARLPSKKFEELAPLVNAFNQMAGDIESMVESLRKADQARRQLLQDLAHDLRTPLASLQTFLETLQVGETRLSAEKRQEIVSLCFSEVEYFGKLVEDLLFLAQITEPKYSAGTEEINLLERVQDQVTVFKNRYPNLAFNIDCTIDASKAQFMGSSKLIDRLLRNAFENSSSFAKSKIQISISNGGPKLQLSISDDGPGFSDTSLKEFGHKKASRSLTDGSSGKRISVGIGSVIMREILQLHGGELKAENIITDSSNHSVLGGRVSFWLPKA